A genomic region of Cannabis sativa cultivar Pink pepper isolate KNU-18-1 chromosome 1, ASM2916894v1, whole genome shotgun sequence contains the following coding sequences:
- the LOC115707181 gene encoding uncharacterized protein LOC115707181 isoform X1 — MALTCQFSPHILLAKKSTGLVIKPFGNVLRLKQRHIPVKKTTAPSLKIRSSYKEKVQVFEDRSNGIICYTDESGEIICEGYDEGPRFHEQSPRKSSHSRDVEILDIIQERWLNFVRGTELNPTDHKGVAFQGDINCNGFNNSLR, encoded by the exons ATGGCTTTAACATGTCAATTTTCACCTCATATATTATTAGCCAAAAAGTCCACTGGCTTAGTCATAAAGCCTTTTGGTAATGTTTTGAGGCTAAAACAGAGACACATTCCAGTCAAGAAAACAACAGCACCAAGCCTCAAGATCAGATCTTCTTATAAAGAGAAG GTGCAGGTTTTTGAAGATCGGTCTAATGGAATAATCTGCTACACAGATGAAAGTGGGGAAATAATTTGCGAAGGTTATGATGAGGGTCCTCGTTTTCATGAACAGAGTCCAAGAAAATCTTCTCATTCaag AGACGTGGAGATCTTGGATATTATTCAAGAAAGATGGCTTAATTTTGTTAGAGGCACTGAATTGAACCCTACTGATCATAAAGGTGTAGCTTTTCAAGGAGACATCAACTGCAATGGCTTTAACAACTCACTTCGTTGA
- the LOC115708081 gene encoding uncharacterized protein LOC115708081 isoform X1 yields the protein MDLTSPRYFHAPSSTFTNTATGEQPLETNASFYGRTKSNPFVETFPDPLCKLNLKETSEFVKSFPLPHGGTESNRVFRESSTQRRTEVVGVNSVVTQRRFEAPPTPGRPVFSFSAGNLSRKSFPSKWDDAEKWLISSSCHESPAHTIKPSDSVRTAKPSDYNYKQQQVEVFSDKSRVTEEKVSKKEFSSFHCSVSLDNHNSVRAFDGVSCSTDNVFLKDKFTDDVEPVLPKFRTSESSKEGFLFKNSACETMKSTGTEMVQHRDVGTEMTPLGSSTTSRCHTPFVISSPARHNTPADRSGPLGLEHSNSTSSTIDIAQLQECHLAKLQLGTHYDSVTSNWSSRQEEEEEISKSLRHFEIDNVSGCQKNGPESRAVAWEEEEKTKCCLSLIRYQREEAKIQAWVNLQSAKAEAQSRKLEVKIQKMRSNLEEKLMKRMAIVHRKAEEWRETARQQHSDQIEKASVHAQKMAIRHHSHLSSTTSCGCFPCNNHFR from the exons ATGGATCTCACGAGCCCCAGATACTTTCATGCTCCATCTTCTACGTTTACTAATACTGCCACTGGG GAGCAGCCATTGGAGACCAATGCAAGCTTTTATGGGAGAACCAAGAGCAACCCTTTTGTAGAAACCTTCCCCGACCCACTTTGCAAGCTTAATCTTAAAGAAACCTCTGAGTTTGTCAAGTCCTTTCCTTTGCCACATGGTGGAACGGAAAGCAACAGGGTTTTTCGTGAGAGTTCAACTCAGAGGAGAACAGAGGTAGTAGGAGTCAACTCAGTTGTTACCCAGAGAAGATTTGAAGCTCCTCCTACACCAGGAAGACCTGTTTTTAGCTTCAGTGCTGGAAATCTTTCAAGAAAAAGTTTTCCTTCGAAGTGGGATGATGCAGAAAAATGGCTCATAAGTAGCTCTTGTCATGAATCCCCTGCTCATACTATAAAGCCCTCAGATTCTGTTAGAACAGCCAAGCCAAGTGACTACAACTATAAGCAGCAACAAGTCGAGGTCTTTTCTGATAAATCAAGGGTCACCGAAGAAAAAGTCTCAAAAAAAGAATTCTCGAGCTTCCACTGCTCTGTGTCTTTGGATAATCATAACTCTGTCAGAGCTTTCGATGGGGTATCATGTTCAACTGATAATGTCTTTCTAAAAG ACAAGTTCACGGACGATGTAGAACCAGTATTGCCCAAGTTCAGAACCTCAGAGTCAAGTAAAGAAGGATTCCTATTCAAAAACTCAGCATGTGAAACCATGAAAAGCACAGGCACAGAAATGGTTCAACACAGAGATGTTGGGACAGAAATGACTCCTCTTGGAAGCTCAACAACATCAAGGTGCCACACACCTTTCGTGATCTCATCCCCTGCGCGGCACAACACGCCAGCGGATAGGTCTGGACCATTGGGTTTGGAGCACTCTAACAGCACCAGCAGCACCATTGACATTGCTCAGTTGCAGGAGTGCCATTTAGCCAAGCTTCAACTTGGCACACATTATGATTCGGTTACTTCCAATTGGAGTTCTAGGCAAGAAGAGGAGGAGGAGATATCAAAGAGCCTTAGGCATTTTGAGATTGACAACGTCAGTGGCTGCCAAAAAAATGGTCCTGAATCCAGAGCTGTTGCATGGGAAGAGGAAGAAAAAACTAAATGCTGCCTCAG TCTCATCAGGTATCAGAGGGAAGAAGCCAAGATTCAAGCTTGGGTTAATCTCCAAAGTGCAAAAGCAGAAGCTCAATCAAGAAAGCTCGAG GTGAAGATACAAAAGATGAGATCGAATTTGGAGGAGAAGTTGATGAAGAGGATGGCGATTGTTCATAGAAAAGCCGAGGAGTGGAGAGAAACCGCACGACAGCAGCATTCGGATCAAATTGAAAAGGCGTCGGTACATGCACAGAAGATGGCGATTCGCCATCACTCTCACCTCTCTTCTACCACCTCTTGTGGTTGCTTTCCATGCAATAATCACTTTCGCTAG
- the LOC115707181 gene encoding uncharacterized protein LOC115707181 isoform X2 gives MALTCQFSPHILLAKKSTGLVIKPFGNVLRLKQRHIPVKKTTAPSLKIRSSYKEKVFEDRSNGIICYTDESGEIICEGYDEGPRFHEQSPRKSSHSRDVEILDIIQERWLNFVRGTELNPTDHKGVAFQGDINCNGFNNSLR, from the exons ATGGCTTTAACATGTCAATTTTCACCTCATATATTATTAGCCAAAAAGTCCACTGGCTTAGTCATAAAGCCTTTTGGTAATGTTTTGAGGCTAAAACAGAGACACATTCCAGTCAAGAAAACAACAGCACCAAGCCTCAAGATCAGATCTTCTTATAAAGAGAAG GTTTTTGAAGATCGGTCTAATGGAATAATCTGCTACACAGATGAAAGTGGGGAAATAATTTGCGAAGGTTATGATGAGGGTCCTCGTTTTCATGAACAGAGTCCAAGAAAATCTTCTCATTCaag AGACGTGGAGATCTTGGATATTATTCAAGAAAGATGGCTTAATTTTGTTAGAGGCACTGAATTGAACCCTACTGATCATAAAGGTGTAGCTTTTCAAGGAGACATCAACTGCAATGGCTTTAACAACTCACTTCGTTGA
- the LOC115707183 gene encoding alanine aminotransferase 2 isoform X2: protein MRKFAAGRLKNALTRYLNNHTNLSSSQSRFLSSKTVLDSATSMADPSSSPVTLQTINPKVLKCEYAVRGEIVNIAQRLQQELLDKPGTLPFDEILYCNIGNPQSLGQHPITFFREVLALCDYPSILDKSETQGLFSADSIERAWKILDQIPGRATGAYSHSQGIKGLRDAIAAGIEARDGCPADPNDIFLTDGASPAVHMMMQLLISSEKDGILCPIPQYPLYSASIALHGGTLVPYYLDEASGWGLETSELKKQLEDAKSKGISVRALVVINPGNPTGQVLAEGNQRDIVEFCKKEGLVLLADEVYQENVYVPDKKFHSFKKVSRSMGYGEADISLVSFQSVSKGYYGECGKRGGYMEVTGFSADIREQIYKMASVNLCSNISGQILASLVMSPPKVGDESYDSYRGERDGILSSLARRAKTLEDALNSLEGITCNKAEGAMYLFPQINLPQKAIEAAKAAKTVPDTFYCRQLLNATGIVVVPGSGFGQVPGTWHFRCTILPQEDKIPAIVTRLTDFHKKFMDEYRD, encoded by the exons ATGCGGAAATTCGCAGCTGGCAGGCTTAAAAACGCTCTCACCCGTTATCTTAATAACCATACCAATCTTTCTTCTTCTCAATCACGCTTTCTCTCATCCAAAACTGTACTTGATTCTGCTACTTCCATGGCTGACCCTTCTTCCTCTCCTGTCACTCTCCAAACTATCAATCCCAAG GTTCTGAAATGTGAGTATGCTGTTCGAGGTGAAATTGTCAACATTGCCCAG aggCTGCAACAAGAATTACTGGACAAGCCTGGTACTCTTCCATTTGACGAG ATACTTTATTGCAATATTGGAAATCCCCAGTCTCTTGGCCAGCACCCGATAACATTTTTCCGAGAG GTTCTTGCGCTATGTGATTATCCATCCATTTTGGACAAAAGTGAAACACAGGGCTTGTTCAG TGCAGATTCCATTGAGCGAGCTTGGAAAATTCTAGATCAAATTCCAGGAAGAGCCACTGGTGCTTATAGTCACAGTCAG GGTATCAAGGGTCTACGTGATGCAATTGCTGCTGGAATTGAAGCTCGCGATGGTTGTCCTGCTGATCCAAATGATATTTTCTTAACTGACGGTGCAAGCCCTGCG GTCCATATGATGATGCAATTGCTGATTTCGTCAGAGAAAGACGGAATTCTTTGCCCCATTCCTCAGTACCCTTTATACTCTGCCTCAATCGCCCTTCATGGTGGCACTTTG GTTCCTTATTATCTTGACGAGGCATCTGGGTGGGGACTAGAGACTTCTGAGCTTAAGAAACAACTAGAGGACGCCAAATCCAAAGGCATCAGTGTCCGGGCCTTGGTTGTTATAAATCCAGGCAACCCAACTGGTCAG GTTCTTGCTGAAGGCAACCAGCGGGACATTGTGGAATTCTGCAAGAAAGAAGGTCTAGTCCTGCTGGCAGATGAG GTATATCAGGAAAACGTTTATGTTCCCGACAAAAAGTTTCACTCTTTCAAAAAAGTTTCCCGGTCCATGGGATATGGAGAGGCAGATATTTCTCTGGTGTCCTTCCAGTCAGTCTCTAAGG gATACTATGGGGAGTGTGGAAAGAGAGGAGGCTACATGGAAGTTACAGGATTTAGTGCTGACATAAGGGAACAAATATACAAAATGGCATCCGTAAATCTTTGCTCTAATATTTCTGGTCAAATTCTTGCAAGCCTCGTAATGAGTCCACCCAAG GTTGGAGATGAATCGTACGATTCATACCGTGGCGAGAGAGATGGCATTTTATCATCCCTTGCAAGGCGAGCGAAG ACACTGGAAGATGCATTGAACAGCTTAGAAggcataacatgcaacaaagcAGAAGGTGCGATGTATCTCTTTCCCCAGATCAACTTGCCCCAGAAGGCAATTGAAGCTGCAAAGGCTGCAAAAACAGTACCTGATACATTCTATTGCCGTCAACTGCTCAATGCCACCGGAATAGTAGTTGTTCCTGGTTCTGGCTTCGGGCAG GTCCCAGGCACTTGGCATTTTAGATGCACAATACTCCCTCAAGAGGACAAGATTCCGGCCATAGTGACCCGGTTGACTGACTTCCACAAGAAATTCATGGACGAGTACCGTGATTGA
- the LOC115707183 gene encoding alanine aminotransferase 2 isoform X1 produces the protein MRKFAAGRLKNALTRYLNNHTNLSSSQSRFLSSKTVLDSATSMADPSSSPVTLQTINPKVLKCEYAVRGEIVNIAQRLQQELLDKPGTLPFDEILYCNIGNPQSLGQHPITFFREVLALCDYPSILDKSETQGLFSADSIERAWKILDQIPGRATGAYSHSQGIKGLRDAIAAGIEARDGCPADPNDIFLTDGASPAVHMMMQLLISSEKDGILCPIPQYPLYSASIALHGGTLVPYYLDEASGWGLETSELKKQLEDAKSKGISVRALVVINPGNPTGQVLAEGNQRDIVEFCKKEGLVLLADEVYQENVYVPDKKFHSFKKVSRSMGYGEADISLVSFQSVSKGYYGECGKRGGYMEVTGFSADIREQIYKMASVNLCSNISGQILASLVMSPPKVGDESYDSYRGERDGILSSLARRAKTLEDALNSLEGITCNKAEGAMYLFPQINLPQKAIEAAKAAKTVPDTFYCRQLLNATGIVVVPGSGFGQVSVVIILSAENDIPFSYLDLTVLTWFVFVYLLKQVPGTWHFRCTILPQEDKIPAIVTRLTDFHKKFMDEYRD, from the exons ATGCGGAAATTCGCAGCTGGCAGGCTTAAAAACGCTCTCACCCGTTATCTTAATAACCATACCAATCTTTCTTCTTCTCAATCACGCTTTCTCTCATCCAAAACTGTACTTGATTCTGCTACTTCCATGGCTGACCCTTCTTCCTCTCCTGTCACTCTCCAAACTATCAATCCCAAG GTTCTGAAATGTGAGTATGCTGTTCGAGGTGAAATTGTCAACATTGCCCAG aggCTGCAACAAGAATTACTGGACAAGCCTGGTACTCTTCCATTTGACGAG ATACTTTATTGCAATATTGGAAATCCCCAGTCTCTTGGCCAGCACCCGATAACATTTTTCCGAGAG GTTCTTGCGCTATGTGATTATCCATCCATTTTGGACAAAAGTGAAACACAGGGCTTGTTCAG TGCAGATTCCATTGAGCGAGCTTGGAAAATTCTAGATCAAATTCCAGGAAGAGCCACTGGTGCTTATAGTCACAGTCAG GGTATCAAGGGTCTACGTGATGCAATTGCTGCTGGAATTGAAGCTCGCGATGGTTGTCCTGCTGATCCAAATGATATTTTCTTAACTGACGGTGCAAGCCCTGCG GTCCATATGATGATGCAATTGCTGATTTCGTCAGAGAAAGACGGAATTCTTTGCCCCATTCCTCAGTACCCTTTATACTCTGCCTCAATCGCCCTTCATGGTGGCACTTTG GTTCCTTATTATCTTGACGAGGCATCTGGGTGGGGACTAGAGACTTCTGAGCTTAAGAAACAACTAGAGGACGCCAAATCCAAAGGCATCAGTGTCCGGGCCTTGGTTGTTATAAATCCAGGCAACCCAACTGGTCAG GTTCTTGCTGAAGGCAACCAGCGGGACATTGTGGAATTCTGCAAGAAAGAAGGTCTAGTCCTGCTGGCAGATGAG GTATATCAGGAAAACGTTTATGTTCCCGACAAAAAGTTTCACTCTTTCAAAAAAGTTTCCCGGTCCATGGGATATGGAGAGGCAGATATTTCTCTGGTGTCCTTCCAGTCAGTCTCTAAGG gATACTATGGGGAGTGTGGAAAGAGAGGAGGCTACATGGAAGTTACAGGATTTAGTGCTGACATAAGGGAACAAATATACAAAATGGCATCCGTAAATCTTTGCTCTAATATTTCTGGTCAAATTCTTGCAAGCCTCGTAATGAGTCCACCCAAG GTTGGAGATGAATCGTACGATTCATACCGTGGCGAGAGAGATGGCATTTTATCATCCCTTGCAAGGCGAGCGAAG ACACTGGAAGATGCATTGAACAGCTTAGAAggcataacatgcaacaaagcAGAAGGTGCGATGTATCTCTTTCCCCAGATCAACTTGCCCCAGAAGGCAATTGAAGCTGCAAAGGCTGCAAAAACAGTACCTGATACATTCTATTGCCGTCAACTGCTCAATGCCACCGGAATAGTAGTTGTTCCTGGTTCTGGCTTCGGGCAGGTTAGTGTTGTAATTATATTGTCAGCCGAAAATGACATTCCTTTTTCGTATTTAGATTTGACAGTTTTAACATGGTTTGTCTTTGTTTATTTACTTAAACAGGTCCCAGGCACTTGGCATTTTAGATGCACAATACTCCCTCAAGAGGACAAGATTCCGGCCATAGTGACCCGGTTGACTGACTTCCACAAGAAATTCATGGACGAGTACCGTGATTGA
- the LOC115708081 gene encoding uncharacterized protein LOC115708081 isoform X2 encodes MDLTSPRYFHAPSSTFTNTATGEQPLETNASFYGRTKSNPFVETFPDPLCKLNLKETSEFVKSFPLPHGGTESNRVFRESSTQRRTEVVGVNSVVTQRRFEAPPTPGRPVFSFSAGNLSRKSFPSKWDDAEKWLISSSCHESPAHTIKPSDSVRTAKPSDYNYKQQQVEVFSDKSRVTEEKVSKKEFSSFHCSVSLDNHNSVRAFDGVSCSTDNVFLKDKFTDDVEPVLPKFRTSESSKEGFLFKNSACETMKSTGTEMVQHRDVGTEMTPLGSSTTSRCHTPFVISSPARHNTPADRSGPLGLEHSNSTSSTIDIAQLQECHLAKLQLGTHYDSVTSNWSSRQEEEEEISKSLRHFEIDNVSGCQKNGPESRAVAWEEEEKTKCCLRYQREEAKIQAWVNLQSAKAEAQSRKLEVKIQKMRSNLEEKLMKRMAIVHRKAEEWRETARQQHSDQIEKASVHAQKMAIRHHSHLSSTTSCGCFPCNNHFR; translated from the exons ATGGATCTCACGAGCCCCAGATACTTTCATGCTCCATCTTCTACGTTTACTAATACTGCCACTGGG GAGCAGCCATTGGAGACCAATGCAAGCTTTTATGGGAGAACCAAGAGCAACCCTTTTGTAGAAACCTTCCCCGACCCACTTTGCAAGCTTAATCTTAAAGAAACCTCTGAGTTTGTCAAGTCCTTTCCTTTGCCACATGGTGGAACGGAAAGCAACAGGGTTTTTCGTGAGAGTTCAACTCAGAGGAGAACAGAGGTAGTAGGAGTCAACTCAGTTGTTACCCAGAGAAGATTTGAAGCTCCTCCTACACCAGGAAGACCTGTTTTTAGCTTCAGTGCTGGAAATCTTTCAAGAAAAAGTTTTCCTTCGAAGTGGGATGATGCAGAAAAATGGCTCATAAGTAGCTCTTGTCATGAATCCCCTGCTCATACTATAAAGCCCTCAGATTCTGTTAGAACAGCCAAGCCAAGTGACTACAACTATAAGCAGCAACAAGTCGAGGTCTTTTCTGATAAATCAAGGGTCACCGAAGAAAAAGTCTCAAAAAAAGAATTCTCGAGCTTCCACTGCTCTGTGTCTTTGGATAATCATAACTCTGTCAGAGCTTTCGATGGGGTATCATGTTCAACTGATAATGTCTTTCTAAAAG ACAAGTTCACGGACGATGTAGAACCAGTATTGCCCAAGTTCAGAACCTCAGAGTCAAGTAAAGAAGGATTCCTATTCAAAAACTCAGCATGTGAAACCATGAAAAGCACAGGCACAGAAATGGTTCAACACAGAGATGTTGGGACAGAAATGACTCCTCTTGGAAGCTCAACAACATCAAGGTGCCACACACCTTTCGTGATCTCATCCCCTGCGCGGCACAACACGCCAGCGGATAGGTCTGGACCATTGGGTTTGGAGCACTCTAACAGCACCAGCAGCACCATTGACATTGCTCAGTTGCAGGAGTGCCATTTAGCCAAGCTTCAACTTGGCACACATTATGATTCGGTTACTTCCAATTGGAGTTCTAGGCAAGAAGAGGAGGAGGAGATATCAAAGAGCCTTAGGCATTTTGAGATTGACAACGTCAGTGGCTGCCAAAAAAATGGTCCTGAATCCAGAGCTGTTGCATGGGAAGAGGAAGAAAAAACTAAATGCTGCCTCAG GTATCAGAGGGAAGAAGCCAAGATTCAAGCTTGGGTTAATCTCCAAAGTGCAAAAGCAGAAGCTCAATCAAGAAAGCTCGAG GTGAAGATACAAAAGATGAGATCGAATTTGGAGGAGAAGTTGATGAAGAGGATGGCGATTGTTCATAGAAAAGCCGAGGAGTGGAGAGAAACCGCACGACAGCAGCATTCGGATCAAATTGAAAAGGCGTCGGTACATGCACAGAAGATGGCGATTCGCCATCACTCTCACCTCTCTTCTACCACCTCTTGTGGTTGCTTTCCATGCAATAATCACTTTCGCTAG